The Ralstonia pickettii DTP0602 genome segment CGCTGCTGCCCGAGGCCTGGCGCCCGGACCAACTGCTGTTCGGCAAGCGCGTCACCGGCCTGGGCGCCATCCTGACGCTGCTGGTCATCCTGCTGGTCGGGCTGCTGGCGCACAACTTCATCGGCCAGCGCCTGGTGCGTTGGTGGGAAGCGCTGCTGGGCCATATCCCGGTGGTGGGCCCGATCTACACCAGCGTCAAGCAGGTCTCCGACACGCTGCTGTCGTCCTCCGGCAATGCTTTCCGCAAGGCGCTGCTGGTGCAGTACCCGCGCGAGGGCTCGTGGACCATCGCCTTCCTGACCGGGCGCCCCGGCGGCGACGTGCAGAACCACCTGCAGGGCGAGTACGTCAGCGTCTACGTGCCGACCACGCCCAACCCGACCTCGGGCTTCTTCCTGATGATGCCCAAGGCCGACACCATCGAACTCGACATGACCGTCGACGCCGCGCTCAAGTACATCGTCTCGATGGGCGTGGTGGCACCGGCCGAACTGCCCCGCAAGAACGGCGGCGCGGGCCGCCCGGACCATCCGGCAGCCGCTACCAATCCGGCGGGCAAGGCCAGCAGCGAGGAAGCGGTCGAGACCACCGATCCTTAAGCACTCAAACTGATCACGGGCCGTCCGGGTTACACCATGCGCTTCGGGCGGCCGCGTTTTACCGGGAATCTCCTTATGTCCTCCATGCGTACTCACTACTGCGGTCTGGTGACCGAACAATTCTCGGGCCAGGAAGTGGCCCTGACCGGCTGGGTCCAGCGCCGCCGCGACCATGGCGGCGTGATCTTCATCGACCTGCGTGACCGCGAAGGCCTGGTGCAGGTGGTGTGCGACCCGGACCGCCCGGAGATGTTCAAGGCCGCCGAAGAGATCCGCAATGAGTTCTGCATCCGCGTCACCGGCAAGGTCCGTCCGCGTCCGGCCGGCACCGAGAACGCCAACCTGACCTCGGGCAAGATCGAAGTGCTGTGCCACGAGCTGACCGTGCTGAACCCGTCGGTCACACCCCCGTTCCAGCTCGACGACGACAACCTGTCGGAAACCACGCGCCTGACGCACCGCGTGCTGGACCTGCGCCGCCCGCAGATGCAGTACAACCTGCGCCTGCGCTACAAGGTGGCGATGGAAGTGCGCAAGTACCTGGACGCCCAGGGCTTTATCGACATCGAGACCCCGATGCTGGGCAAGAGCACGCCCGAAGGCGCGCGCGACTACCTGGTGCCGTCGCGGGTGAACCCGGGCCACTTCTTCGCGCTGCCGCAGTCGCCGCAGATCTTCAAGCAGATGCTGATGGTCTCGGGCTTCGACCGCTACTACCAGATCACCAAGTGCTTCCGCGACGAAGACCTGCGCGCCGACCGCCAGCCCGAGTTCACGCAGATCGACTGCGAGACCTCGTTCCTGAGCGAGCAGGAGATCCGCGACCTGTTCGAGGACATGATGCGCACGGTGTTCAAGAACGCGATCGACGTCGACCTGGACGCCTTCCCGGTGATGGAGTTCCGCGAGGCCATGGCCCGCTTCGGCTCGGACAAGCCTGACCTGCGCGTCAAGCTGGAATTCACCGAGCTGACCGAAGTGATGAAGGACGTCGACTTCAAGGTGTTCTCGGGCCCGGCCAACAGCGACAACGGCCGCGTGGTCGGCCTGCGCGTGCCGGGCGGCGGCCAGATCTCGCGCGGCGAAATCGACGCCTACACCCAGTTCGTCGGCATCTACGGCGCCAAGGGCCTGGCCTGGATCAAGGTCAACGAAGTGGCCAAGGGCCGCGACGGCCTGCAGTCGCCGATCGTCAAGAACCTGCACGATGCCGCCATCGATGAAATCCTGAAGCGCACCGGCGCCCAGGACGGCGACATCATCTTCTTCGGCGCCGACAAGGCCAAGGTCGTCAACGACTCGATCGGCGCGCTGCGCCTGAAGATCGGCCATTCCGACTTCGGCAAGGCAAACGGCCTGTTCGAGGACGCCTGGAAGCCGCTGTGGGTGGTCGACTTCCCGATGTTCGAGTACGACGAGGAAGACGCCCGCTGGGTGGCGATGCACCACCCGTTCACCAGCCCCAAGGACGAGCACCTGGAATACCTGGAGACCGACCCGGGCAAGTGCCTGGCCAAGGCCTACGACATGGTGCTGAACGGCTGGGAAATGGGCGGCGGCTCGGTGCGGATCTTCCGTGCCGACGTGCAGAGCAAGGTGTTCCGCGCGCTCAACATCAACGACGATGAAGCCCGCGCCAAGTTCGGCTACCTGCTGGACGCGCTGCAGTACGGCGCGCCCCCGCACGGCGGCCTGGCCTTCGGCCTCGACCGTATCGTCACGATGATGGCCGGCGCCGACTCGATCCGCGACGTGATCGCCTTCCCCAAGACCCAGCGTGCCCAGGACCTGCTGACCCAGGCCCCGAGCTCGGTCGACGAGAAGCAGTTGCGCGAGCTGCATATCCGCCTGCGCGCCGCCGAGCCCAAGCCGACGGCCTGAGCCGACTGACGTCTGTCGCAAGGAAGCCGCGCATTTGCGCGGCTTTTTTGCTTTGTGCGCAACGTCGGACCGCCACACAGTGGTGCCGGCGGCGCATTAGTTTCGATTTGTTACCGGTCGGAACGAAGGGCGCCGCCACCGGGTCTGCTTTCTTTGACACGTAATTTGCCGAGGGGCCGCGCGATGAAGGCTCCCGGCACTCGGGAGAAATTCGTGAACCTGGATGTCGACCTGATCCGCCAGTTCCTGCTGGCCCATGACCAAACCATCATCACCTGGCTGGTGGCGGGATTGCTGATGATGCTGCTGGCGCGCTTCGAACTGCGCCGCGCCGTGCGCCGCTCGGCGCAGGCGATGTCCGAATCGGTGGCCACCACCGTGGCGGCGTGCGTGCCCGATATCGCCCACGCGGTGCAGTCGGCTGCGCCCGCGGCGGCGGCCGAGCCGGTGGAACAGCAGCGCGCCGATGCGCTGCGCCGGCTGGCGCTGGATACCGTCGGCGCGGTGATGACGCGCGGCCGCTGGCTCGACGAACTGGGCAACCTGCGGCTGGCCGATGACGCGCTGCTGCCCGGCCAGCGTGCCGGCGGCGCCGACCCGCTGCTGGTGGTAGCGCCGCAGCCAGTGGTGCAGGCCTACCTGGGCGCGCAGCGCGTGTTCGAGGACGAGGCCGCCCAAGTGCAGGGGCTGCGCCGCGACGCCCAGAGGCTGCAGGAATCTTTGCACGCCCTGGACGCCGAAGCCGCGCATATCGAGCACGAAACCGGCAGCATCGTGCTGCGTTTCGAGCAGGTCAACGCGCAGGCCGCGCAGGGTGTGGATGGCGGCGATTACCAGCGCTTCCTGATCCAGAAGTACAACACGCTGGGCCAGCGCGAGAAGGAGATCGCACAGGAGCGGGGCCGGCTGCAGGCCGAAGCCCGGCACCGCGCCGATGCACTGGCCGAGCAGGCCCATGCCGCATCGCAACGCTACCGCCGCGCGCTCGCGCCGCTGATGGACCAGTTGCGCGCCGCATGGGGCCATGGCGATTCGCCGCAGGTGTTCGATACCTGGCAACGCAGTACCGATCCTTTCTACATCCCACCACACAGCGCACCACACAGCGCGCGCGACGCCGCATAAGGGAAGATGGAGCAGGGCAGCGCGGCGCTTTCGCGTGGCAAGCGGGCGCGGCTGCGCTATCCTTGGGTTTGTCCTATCGCCCAGTCCCATGCCCTACAAGATCCCGGAATCCGTGCTGGTGGTGATTTACACGCCAGATCTTCAAGTCCTGCTGCTGGAACGCGCCGACCGCCCCGGCTTCTGGCAATCCGTGACCGGCAGCCTCGATACCCTGGATGAACCGCTGGCACTGACCGCGGCGCGCGAAGTGGCCGAGGAAACCGGCATCATCGCCAGCGAGCACCAGCTCACCGACTGGGGCCATTCGATCCAGTACGAAATCTACCCGCAGTGGCGCCACCGCTACGCCGATGGCATCACGCGCAATACCGAACACTGGTTCGGCCTGCGCGTGCATGAGGTGCTGCCGGTGACGCTGGCGCCGCTCGAACACCTGCAATACCAGTGGCTGCCATGGGAGCAGGCCGCGCAGCAGTGCTTTTCCAGCAGCAATGCGGAAGCGATCCGCCAGCTCGCCTGGCGCGCTGAAGGGGCTGAAGGGTCCGGCGGGCGGCAGGCGGCGTGCGGAGCGCAACCATGAAGCTGCGCGTGGTCACCTACAACATCCACAAGGGGGTGACCGGCATCTCGCGGCGACCGCGCATCCAGAACGTGCGCGCGGGCCTGCATGCGATGGATGCGGACATCGTGTTCCTGCAGGAAGTGCAGGACCGCAACGACCGGCTGGTGGCGGCGGCGCTGTTCGATCCCGAGCACACCCAGCTCAACTACCTGGCCACCGATGCCTACCCGCATTCCGTCTACGGGCGCAATGCGGTCTATGAGCACGGCCATCACGGCAACGCGATCCTGTCGCGCCATCCGATCCTGATGTCCGAAAACCTCGATATTTCCGATCACCGTTTCGAACAGCGCGGGCTGCTGCATGCGGTGGCCGATGTCCATGGCATCGAAACCCACCTGATCTGCGTGCACTTCGGCCTGTTCGCCCGCAGCCGCGCGCGCCAGGCCGAGGCGCTGGTCGAGCGCGTGCGCACCGTGGTGCCGAACGGCGTGCCGCTGGTCATCGCCGGCGATTTCAACGACTGGAACCACCGCCTCGACGCGCAGATCTGCAATACGCTTGGCGCAGTGGAGGCCTCGCACGCGCGCGGCGGGCGGCTGCACACTTTTCCCAGCCATATGCCGTGGTGGCAGCTCGACCGCATCTATGTGCGCGGCTACGAGATCGAGCGTGCACACGCCCTGACGGGCCGCGACTGGGCCCAGCGCTCGGACCACGTGCCGCTGGTGGCGGAGCTGGGCCATCCGCAGGGCGAAGGGGACGTAACGCCGGCACCGGCCGACAAGGCGGCCTGAAGCCGCGGCGTCAGCGTCCGACGGCCGGGTAGTCGCGGATAAAGGCGAACACCGCCTGCGTGTCGTTCAGATCCAGCACCGGCAGCGAGGTCATTGCCGAGACCGCCGCCGGCTCGTCGCTGGCCACGGCCACCACGCCCGGTACCTCGTCCCACAGCGGCGTGCGTCCCAGCGCCGGGCGGTAGACCTCCAGCTTCGGGAAATCACTGCGCTTGTAGCCCTCCACCAGCACCAGGTCGGTATCCGGCGGGAGCACCGCCAGCGCGTCGTCCAGTTCGGGCGAGGGCACCGCTTCCGGGTAGTGGCGCATCAGCGTCAGATGGCGCGCGCCGACCAGCACGACATTGGCGCAGCCGGCCTCGCGCATGCGCCAGGAATCCTTGCCGGGCGTGTCGGGATCGAAGCCGTGATGGGTGTGCTTGACGCCGGCCACGCGCAGGCCGGCGGCGACGAAGCAGGGAATGAGCTGGTCGAGCAGCGTAGTCTTGCCGCTGCCGGACGAGCCGGTAATGCCGAATACCTTCACGATCGGTTCCGTTGGGGCGTCTTTGGTCGGATGCCTGGCGAGATGGCCCGCCGGCAATGCATCGGCATCGACGATAGCAGAGATGCGAGGGCAATGTGCACGCGGCGCCTTCCGTCGGGAAATCTGTCCGATAATCTCGGCATGTCACGGATATCCCCCTCCGCCCCCGCCGCGCGTCCAGGGGCTCCGGCGGACCGTGCGGCCGGCCAGACCGCGCACGACCTCGCCGCCGCCGCCGATGCCGCCATGCGCGACCCGGCAGCCCATGGCGATCCCGCGCAGCGCCACCGCATGCTGCGCTGGACCTGGCGCCGCGGCAGGCCCACCTCCGGCAACACGGTGCGGCTGCTGCGCGGCGGCCAGGACTTCTTCCCGGCGCTGATCGCCGCGATCGACCAGGCCGTGTTCCAGGTGATCCTGGAAACCTACATCTATGCTGATGACGAGGTTGGCCGCGCGGTCAGCGACGCGCTGATCCGCGCCGCCGCGCGCGGCGTGTCGGTGCGCGTGACGGTGGACGGCTTCGGCGCCGGCGACATGCCCGCCGAGATGGCCGAGCGGCTGAGCGCCAGCGGCGTGCAGTTGCGCGTCTACCGCGTGCTGCGCGGCTTCCGGCTGGCGCGGCGCCACCTGCGTCGCCTGCACCGCAAGCTCGCGGTGATCGACCGGCGCGAGGCCTTTGTCGGCGGCATCAATATCATCGACGACCACAACCACGGCCCGTTCGAGGGAGCCAATCTCGGGCCGCGCTACGACTTCGCCGTGCAAGTGAGCGGGCCGCTGGTGGACCACATCGCGCTGACCGCCGAGCGGCTCTGGTGGCGGCTGTCGCTGCGCGACGTGCACGGCAGCGACCGCGCCGCCGCGGTGGCCGAATACCCTCTTGTCACCGACCTGCCGCCGCGACCGGAGCCGCAAGGCGGCGTGCGCGCGGCGCTGCTGCTGCGCGACAACCTGCGCAACCGCCGCACCATCGAGCGTGAATACCTGCGCGCGCTGGGCGCCGCGCGCCACGACGTGATCCTCGCCAACGCCTACTTCCTGCCCGGCCACAAGATGCGCCGCGCGCTGCTGGCCTGCCGCCGGCGCGGCGTGCGCGTGCGACTGCTGTTGCAGGGGATGGTCGAATACCGGCTGCAGCACTACGCCACGCACGCGCTGTACGCTTCGCTGCTCGAGGCCGGCGTCGAGATCTACGAATATGCCGACAGCTTCCTGCATGCCAAGGTCGGCGTGGTCGACGAAGCCTGGGCCACGGTGGGATCGAGCAATATGGACCCGTTCAGCCTGCTGCTGGCGCGCGAAGCCAATGTCGCCGTTTATGATGCGGCCTTTGCCGCGGAGCTGCGCGCGGCGCTGGAGCGCGCCATTGCGCACCGCAGTGTGCGCGTGATGCCCGAGGTGCATGCGCGCCGCTCGCCGCTGCACCGGTTCGCCAACTGGTCGGCCTATATGTTGTTGCGCCTGGGTGTCATCATTGCGGGCGTGACCGGCCGCTACTGAACGACGCCGCAGTGTGCGTTTGCTGCCATGCGACAACGGTTCCGCTGCGATGCGGCTGAAACCGGGTGCTGCGCAAGCGGTGACGGACATGCTGCATTGCAGTCCGTTTAGAAACACCGGTCTAATTAAAAGCTTGATGGTCGACTGCTGCGCCAGAATAATCTGAACGACCGTTCTTTTTTGGCTTAGACTGCGTGCATTCGCGGTATGCACCGGCAAATCCGCCGGTCGGCCGCAAGCAAGAAATGCAACGTCAGGGTCATACGCGATGCCGCAGCAGGGCACCGCAGAACGGAGAAAAAACATGCGACACCAGTCAGCCCGTCTCGAATCCGCCGCCGCTTCCCCCGCGCCCATGCGCAAGGGTGAGATGACGCGCGTGGCGATTTTGGATGCCGCACTGGAACTGTCGTCCCGCGACGGGCTCGAGGGTCTGACCATCGGCCTGCTCGCGGAACGCAT includes the following:
- a CDS encoding membrane protein yields the protein MVAKKTSALKTWFLTGLLVLVPLGITLWVLSLIIGTMDQSLALLPEAWRPDQLLFGKRVTGLGAILTLLVILLVGLLAHNFIGQRLVRWWEALLGHIPVVGPIYTSVKQVSDTLLSSSGNAFRKALLVQYPREGSWTIAFLTGRPGGDVQNHLQGEYVSVYVPTTPNPTSGFFLMMPKADTIELDMTVDAALKYIVSMGVVAPAELPRKNGGAGRPDHPAAATNPAGKASSEEAVETTDP
- a CDS encoding aspartyl-tRNA synthetase (K01876: DARS, aspS; aspartyl-tRNA synthetase [EC:6.1.1.12]) — encoded protein: MSSMRTHYCGLVTEQFSGQEVALTGWVQRRRDHGGVIFIDLRDREGLVQVVCDPDRPEMFKAAEEIRNEFCIRVTGKVRPRPAGTENANLTSGKIEVLCHELTVLNPSVTPPFQLDDDNLSETTRLTHRVLDLRRPQMQYNLRLRYKVAMEVRKYLDAQGFIDIETPMLGKSTPEGARDYLVPSRVNPGHFFALPQSPQIFKQMLMVSGFDRYYQITKCFRDEDLRADRQPEFTQIDCETSFLSEQEIRDLFEDMMRTVFKNAIDVDLDAFPVMEFREAMARFGSDKPDLRVKLEFTELTEVMKDVDFKVFSGPANSDNGRVVGLRVPGGGQISRGEIDAYTQFVGIYGAKGLAWIKVNEVAKGRDGLQSPIVKNLHDAAIDEILKRTGAQDGDIIFFGADKAKVVNDSIGALRLKIGHSDFGKANGLFEDAWKPLWVVDFPMFEYDEEDARWVAMHHPFTSPKDEHLEYLETDPGKCLAKAYDMVLNGWEMGGGSVRIFRADVQSKVFRALNINDDEARAKFGYLLDALQYGAPPHGGLAFGLDRIVTMMAGADSIRDVIAFPKTQRAQDLLTQAPSSVDEKQLRELHIRLRAAEPKPTA
- a CDS encoding tat pathway signal sequence, which translates into the protein MKAPGTREKFVNLDVDLIRQFLLAHDQTIITWLVAGLLMMLLARFELRRAVRRSAQAMSESVATTVAACVPDIAHAVQSAAPAAAAEPVEQQRADALRRLALDTVGAVMTRGRWLDELGNLRLADDALLPGQRAGGADPLLVVAPQPVVQAYLGAQRVFEDEAAQVQGLRRDAQRLQESLHALDAEAAHIEHETGSIVLRFEQVNAQAAQGVDGGDYQRFLIQKYNTLGQREKEIAQERGRLQAEARHRADALAEQAHAASQRYRRALAPLMDQLRAAWGHGDSPQVFDTWQRSTDPFYIPPHSAPHSARDAA
- a CDS encoding dihydroneopterin triphosphate pyrophosphatase (K08310: ntpA, nudB; dATP pyrophosphohydrolase [EC:3.6.1.-]), whose amino-acid sequence is MPYKIPESVLVVIYTPDLQVLLLERADRPGFWQSVTGSLDTLDEPLALTAAREVAEETGIIASEHQLTDWGHSIQYEIYPQWRHRYADGITRNTEHWFGLRVHEVLPVTLAPLEHLQYQWLPWEQAAQQCFSSSNAEAIRQLAWRAEGAEGSGGRQAACGAQP
- a CDS encoding endonuclease (K06896: K06896), with protein sequence MKLRVVTYNIHKGVTGISRRPRIQNVRAGLHAMDADIVFLQEVQDRNDRLVAAALFDPEHTQLNYLATDAYPHSVYGRNAVYEHGHHGNAILSRHPILMSENLDISDHRFEQRGLLHAVADVHGIETHLICVHFGLFARSRARQAEALVERVRTVVPNGVPLVIAGDFNDWNHRLDAQICNTLGAVEASHARGGRLHTFPSHMPWWQLDRIYVRGYEIERAHALTGRDWAQRSDHVPLVAELGHPQGEGDVTPAPADKAA
- a CDS encoding molybdopterin-guanine dinucleotide biosynthesis protein MobB (K03753: mobB; molybdopterin-guanine dinucleotide biosynthesis protein B), translating into MKVFGITGSSGSGKTTLLDQLIPCFVAAGLRVAGVKHTHHGFDPDTPGKDSWRMREAGCANVVLVGARHLTLMRHYPEAVPSPELDDALAVLPPDTDLVLVEGYKRSDFPKLEVYRPALGRTPLWDEVPGVVAVASDEPAAVSAMTSLPVLDLNDTQAVFAFIRDYPAVGR
- a CDS encoding phosphatidylserine/phosphatidylglycerophosphate cardiolipin synthase (K06132: ybhO; putative cardiolipin synthase [EC:2.7.8.-]) encodes the protein MCTRRLPSGNLSDNLGMSRISPSAPAARPGAPADRAAGQTAHDLAAAADAAMRDPAAHGDPAQRHRMLRWTWRRGRPTSGNTVRLLRGGQDFFPALIAAIDQAVFQVILETYIYADDEVGRAVSDALIRAAARGVSVRVTVDGFGAGDMPAEMAERLSASGVQLRVYRVLRGFRLARRHLRRLHRKLAVIDRREAFVGGINIIDDHNHGPFEGANLGPRYDFAVQVSGPLVDHIALTAERLWWRLSLRDVHGSDRAAAVAEYPLVTDLPPRPEPQGGVRAALLLRDNLRNRRTIEREYLRALGAARHDVILANAYFLPGHKMRRALLACRRRGVRVRLLLQGMVEYRLQHYATHALYASLLEAGVEIYEYADSFLHAKVGVVDEAWATVGSSNMDPFSLLLAREANVAVYDAAFAAELRAALERAIAHRSVRVMPEVHARRSPLHRFANWSAYMLLRLGVIIAGVTGRY